The DNA window AGGGAGGAGAGTGTGAGCTTGGAATTTGTCCAACTAGCATGTCCCACTGTCACCAAAAGCGCCAGTAGCCATGTTATTGCAGAGGTGAGATTCCAATCGATCTTACAAGCTGCTCATCCGACACAAGTTGAACTGCAACAGCGACGCCACCCATGCTTTACAACAAGTCTACGCAACCGAAAGCGCCTTTGGAAAGGACTCGGAACTTGGCGGCGGGGCTTTCAGCTGGGACAGTTACAGAGCCTGGGTGCGTGACGCAGTCCAAACAGTTGCCAGAGAGAGGGCGAGCATGTGTGTCGGAGGGGGTGGGTACTGTGGACATCCCCCACTTTTAGATAGGCCAGCGCGTCGTATGCGGCACTCGGACCTCGACACCTCTGCTTATGTGCGCGACTGGGAGACCCGTGCCTCGCCAGTCAGGGCATCAAGAATCCTCCTTCCCCCTCTGGACACCTGGGCTTGTCATGCCAAGCCCCTGCCATACACACTGCTCCTTTGGGCCATGGGAGAGACTCAGAAAGAAGCAGAAAAGTTAAAGAAAGCAAATATACTTTCTTCTAAACAAATGCCAAAGACTTTAAGGCATCACGGGGGATACTGACCTAAACCACGGGACGCAACGTCAGTTGCGATCAGAATAGGGGCTTTTCCATATTTAAACTctgaaaataaagcaaaacgGGTGTTACAACCTTCGGATATTGCACCGCATCAATGGGCGAGAGCAAATTTACCATTTAGAACCCAGTCTCGCTCTTGCTGGCTCTTATCTCCATGGATTCCCATAGCTGGCCATCTAAACCACAGAGGAGAATGTTATTGATGTGCCAAGAAGGTTTATAGTTCTGTTAATGTATCGCCTAAAAACTCACCCATCTCGTCTCATCCGCCTCGTCAGGTCATCACATCGCCTCTTTGTCTCGACAAAGATGATGGTCTTGTTCTCCTTCTCACTCATGATCTCCTCCAACAAACGAATGAGCCTTTtgggaaagcaaaaaaaattgtattactAGAGGGGTACTCGAACAGCAGAGCAGGGCCTAAGccaccaaattcaaagcattgccATGCTTGCGTCTTTTGAATATGGACGAGCTGATGCTCAAGCACAACAAATGGGTGATCCCAAAAAATTTAGGCACAAGATAATGTACTAACTTGTTTTCTTTCTCGCCATCATTGCAGACATCAACTATTTGGAGAATGTTGTGGTTGGCGCTGAGCTGCAGAGCGCCAACATTGATCTGCACATAGTCTTTCAGGAAGTCTTCAGCCAGCTGACGCACCTCTTTTGGCCAGGTGGCGCTCCACATGAGCGTCTGGCGATCAGGCTGGAATAATGATAAACATGGTTAGGCATACGATGAACATGTGATTCCGGAATCCAAAAGGCCAATTAATTACTCACTCGAATCTGGTCCACAATTTTCCTGATCTGTGGTTCAAAACCCATGTCTAGCATTCTGTCAGCTTCATCCAAAACGAGGTAAGTGCAACGCTGCAGGTTGGTCTTGCCTGCTTCGAGGAAGTCGATAAGTCTGCCTGGAGTGGCGATGCAGATCTCCACACCTTTGaggaaaaaacatttgagaATAATTGGCACACATGGCAGGCCTTAATGAACTCAGTCATTGCCATTGGCTAagattagttttttaaaaaagacctgAGACTTTACCTCTTTCAAGATCCCGAATTTGTGGTCCCTTGGGTGCTCCACCATAGATGCACGTTGACTTAAGGCGAGAAGCCCTACCATACTCTGCGGCAACCTGTTGAACCTGCTGTGCCAGCTCACGCGTTGGGGCGAGCACCAAGCACTGTCAAAACAAATCCAACTTTAAACATGGCAGATGCATTTGGATTTACATTAcataatgaacattttgattCTTCATTTCGAGTACAAAACAATACTCACAATTGGCCCGTCTCCACGCTCCAGGAAAGGCTGGTGGTTAATGTGAACAATTGCAGGCAACAGATACTGAAAACCAGAgggaaaaaattacaaaaggTCCAATGAAGCGTAAATGCCATCTCAAATAAGCCTCCAGCCTCACCGAGAGAGTTTTCCCAGAACCGGTCTGTGCGATGCCAACCATATCGTGTCCACTCAGTGCTAAAGGCCAGCCCTGGGCCTGAATGGGAGTCGGCTCCGTCCAGCTTAGCTTGTTGATCACATCCATAACGTAGGCTGGTTGGAAGAGTAATCCATGTATAAACATTCACTTAACATATTGGCAGCATTTGATGGCACCCAATTCACTTTAAAGGGGGTGGAAGCTAATGGGTTCTTCCGCTCGTGCCAGCGAAAAGTAAATTGGGTGCCTATGATCATCAACAGCACTCAACCATGAGCCAGATCtcccaaaatgaattggatgcctATCATTATCAATAGCATATGATGAGTTAAGACATTTGTTTATACCAATATTGCAATTTCATAGTGGTGCTGTATTTATTAGCAGAAATGTTGCATTGAATCCTCagtgaaaaaaatactgttatATTTCCAATTGGAAATACCTCATTGACTGATTAATAGATCGTAGATTGATTTCCTGACCAATGCATCAATAATTATTGTGTCGGCATATTGTGAGAAAATCCGTACGGTGAGCCTTAAATTGTTAATTTTTCATACCACTAGTGGAGGCTGTttaaataatttggacaatagtgttttttattttaatgcccCTCCTTTATTACAATGTCATACTTACAAGGAAAGCTTGCCTCGTGGAAATTTATAATTGGATTCGGGCAACTTCTTCCCTTCACGGTGATTGTTTTAGCACTTCTGTACTGTTCGACTGCTTGCTAAAAATGGATGGGGAAAAATGAGATGAATTACTACAGCGCATGTGGGGATTGCATAACGCCAACACGTGGGTACGAGTCGCGCAGATGTGTTGCATAACACTCAGAGTGCCGATGCTCACCAGAGGCCTCCTCGAAACGTCTGGGTGCTCCTGGTAAAAGTTTTTCTCAAACTTGGGAAGCTCGTCCAGATTCCAGTGTTTCTTCCGGAGGCGTTCGCCGGGGTTTCCGAACTTTCCCCCGCCacctccgccgccgccaccaccaccacggcCACCACCAAAACGGTGAGGGCCACCACCGTAACTGAAATACACAGAGATCGATCAAGCCAGGCAAAGAAAAGTGTTCGGTCGCCATTCAAATTGTGGCGACGTGTCTGATCTACGTCAGCGTGGCAATATGTCTAGCTAGTTGTTATATACTTTCCAACCGGCAGAGGAACAATGGAAAAAGCCGGCATTTTGGATGTGCTTTACCTAAAGCACATGGCGATAAAGGCTAACGGCGATACACCCTAACAGGTGTTACGAGTTCAACACAACCAATAACTTGGGAATGATTAAAAGCTACGATAAGTGCACAAGCTTTCAACCACAAAGACGTTGTACATTATAAAACGTCGAACAAGCTAACAAAGTAGTAGCTTGAAGCTAGCGAAAAGCAGCCATAGCAGGCACGAGGCCAGAAGAGGCCTCGAACTAGAGACACGAGGAGACTTTTAGGAGATTGTCGAAAATAATTGCCATTTCAGCAGCCGTTTTGTTAACGTCGATACTAATGTGTTGAACGCCTAAACGGCAGAAAAACGTATGGTTTTACTCATTAAAATACCGGTTAAGACCGGTCCGCCATTTTCCACGAGGGGAAAACCGCCCCGAACAAACGGAGGGAAAATGTACTCACCCACGATCTCTGTCCCTGCCGCGATCTCTGTCGGAGTAGCCAGGCATGTTGTTTGCTATTTGTGAGTTGTTAAAtctaaaagaaaaactaaacGGACGAATCCAGCTACCGAATTAAGTTGGGAGCGGTAGCGGTGCTGAAATGCCGGCTCGAAAAAAAGAAGGTCCTGTTTTTATAGCAAGCGGAAGTACGACTTCCGACATATTCATCCGCGTTCAACTTCATGGCACATGCCTATCGTACTGTGGGCTAAATACATGTGGTTGACGTCTAAAGGTGTAATTGGGATGTGTTTGTATGTAACCAAAACTAAAAAACGCAACAATTAAATTTACTCTAGGCTCTATTATTCACCATGACGTTCATTTCGACGGACTATTCAAATTGCGGATGGATATGTTCCAAACAAAATCCAGTAATGCGGTGGCCGGTAAAATAGTATCATAATTGACGTCACTAGGACCAACCCAAAAATGAGCGCATATCATAATTTCTTGTTTGTTacagttttaaattatttaatcacTTCTTTCATGTATATATATCCGCTACCGTTCAAATGGTtttgtaaatatgaaaaaaaaaacgacagaccAAGATAAATGCCACTTCATTGAATCTATGATGAATATAAAATGATGTAGCTGTACAAGTTTACACACCCTCGCCGGTGTGGATGTCTTCAGAAATAATTTCAAAGGGGAAATAACCTATGTAAATGTAAAACAGGCTGCAAAAGACCTGCCACATTATATTTGTTGTATATATTATGCAATATGTAAATATTCAGAGTATTTAATACTACACTGCAAGTACTGCAAGACTTTTCTCTCTTACGTTTTCAAATCTACACAACATTCTCAGACAACCTCAGAAGAATGTTCTTCAAAGGTTTCCAATCATTTACATGGGGTAATTGATacattccatttaaaaatgtaaataatcagCAGATTTAAAAAGGCACTTTtctgtgttgcatttttttccgatTTGAattaggaaggaaaaaaaaatcaaaagagaaAAGGGCAAAACAAAGGCAAGATTTTATATTTGTACAAAGCCTTACGTTGTTAGACAAAGGCGGGTTTAATTAGAACTaattacacacaaaaataaaatactcttACAAAATGGTAGTGTTAACATACATGGAATTGCATCAGTCAGCTAGGAGAGATAATAGTCCTAGTGGATCATGCTATATGTCAAATCCAGAAAGGCAAGAGCTGCATTTCTCGATCCTAACTGGTTTGAGAGGAAGCTAACTTCTTCAATGAGAAGCAGCAATGAAGCGTCATTGAGCAGTGTTGGAAGTGTCATCATCTATTTCCTTGTGCACTGGACTTCTAAGTGGATGAATATACCCTAGGGGTCACCATTCAATACCAATAGCAACCTCTCTCTGGTTTTGTGCAACATGTTATCCACCGATTTGACAAAATCAAATTAAGTTAAACATAAATTACAGGATGTCTGAGCCACATGTGAACAATATATTTTACTGTACAAAGCACCATGTGAGGACACTTGTCACTTTGCATTGACttgtttacataaaaaaaacataaccgttaacttttcttttgtgtgtatgcatatgtaagAACAGTTCAAGGTCAGAGAGGTTGCTAAATAGGCAGCATGTTTTAGAAAACATTCAATAATTGTATGTTCAATACTAGAAAACAATCTCACAAATGATCAGCTTTTTAGCCAAAAATTATCCCATTCAGCCAATTTCCAACCAAGTATTTTGACATGCAACAATTAGTTGATGCTAAAACAATATAAATgtggatgtcttttttttttaaagaaaataaggtaCGATGGTCAAATTTTGCTGCtttaaaaacacatgaaaagggAACCCAAAATGTGTTAAACTCCACAGAGTGTCCTcattttattcttgtttttctttagtATTTGGCACTAAAAAGCATCACCATTGTATGTGGAattcagaaaataaaacagtCAATATACATGAAACTATATGGGTGCCAAAGTAAAGATAAATCCTGACGCTATGTAAGATTTTGGACTCTAGGAACAAAAGTGAACTTTTGAAGTCATGCTAACAACCCAATTAATAATGAGTGATTGTTGACAATTaggtaaaaataatacaaacaaaacatgttcagcTGCAGAATTATATCAGTAGATTTTAAAGGGTCTGCTCAGTGTTAACGATGATTCAACAATGACCAGCTTTAGCCCCTTTTAAACATGCCCTGAAATCCTGATTTGTGACGGTGTTTAAGCGGTTTAAGTGTGTACAGAACCTACCGGCTTACTTTACGTCGACATTCCGCTACATTGTAATTTATCGGATCGCCACCTATTCGCAATCCCAAAACCAATTGCAGTAGGAGTTGTTGTTTGAATACAAACGGTAATGTTCTTCTTCAGACGCACAGGTTGATGACTTAGATATCATACACTTACGGCGCATGCTTGATGTTGTTTCCTTCTTCTTCACCGCAACAAATTTAGACAACCAGTAAGCAGAGAACATAGAAACGATCAGGATAGCATACTGGAAAGACAGTGAGGACTGTTAAACTTTTGCATGGGACGGCGcgagattattattttttctccacATCTTCATGCCTGAAAGCAGCCAGGAATGATCTGTCACTTTCTGTAAAATGTGTCTCGCATCTCACGTTAATGTTGCGGTATTTATATCGGAAAGCCGCAAATGATTTGTGTGTAAAGTTTGCAAGCCTATATAGCATCTGTTAAAGATTATAAGTGtgttttaaataaaccaaaATACTATATTTGAGTGAATAGTAATAGTTGTCTTACTAGTTCCTTTTCTAATTTAGACAGTAACACTTTGTAATTTTCTGACACAATGAAAATAGGGAGACTTGATatattttagaaataaattAGATATATTAGCAATGGACTAAATCGCTTCCATTTTCCCTGTTATATAAAAATACCACATTGCAAGCGCTTTGTTCACATATTCATGTTCAGACAAACTAGTTGACGATGAGTGATGATGGGACTGCATCGTGTGCAGCAATTCTTGGGGTTCCTTAATGTTGTCTTTGGAAAGAGATGGAAATAAGGCTGCCCATTTCAGTCTCATTCTCACATCGGCACGTGCAGCGTTACCACTCGCTCCCATCTAGTCAGTCCAAGGCACACTCCATATTGAGAATTAATGTTTCCAAGTGGTTACAGTAACCATCAAATTACCCTGTACTACGCACCACTCTTTGTATATGCATTTGTTGGTTTAGAGTGATCCTTGCTacatggaatatttttttttaaatgcttgaattaacgtagaagaaaaaaaaagaggaagagcCAGCAAATCCTGCGTGTTCCACAAGTTAGTAAATAGTCTTAGTTATTAGCAGCTGCAGTTTTTTTCAATTACCAAAAAAGACCAGAGTGGTccatgtgtgtaaaaaaaaataaaaaaaaaatcacaggctTCTGCAGGCTGTTGTGCTGTGCATCTTTACACTTACTCCACAGCAAAACCACACGTCTCCTCAATGGCAGTGAGTAACTTGTCATATAGTTTGTCGTAGCTTTCATATGGAGGAATGTCAATCCGgttgaaactgaaaaaaaaaaatagagatgaGTTTACAATatgtggtgtgccgtcagggccttcaaggccttctctgctggcctaagaaatatctgaatcatatattatattttgtccatcaatacttattaaataattccaaattgtctgttagcttcctttcattgctttcccccctgattgcactgcttccagatgtgtgttttcatattgaagcatttaaccaatcacatttcagccattatttgttgccagggtgagaaatctgcctcaaggccttcacaaacagttctgcaggctctgctgcattaaacaagcgtcgataagactgttgctttaaccaatcagaatttgatttggtgacaccaaggcctttttgcaggcgtagggatacgtcattgccttgtcgcaggcgtaggaatacgttatcgctttcaccaactatgattggctagtgatagagtggactagccagagctagcaagctgtatctgtagcaagctgcacaagcaaatatattgttgtgttgatttagtagcggttttgtcaacctgcaatggctgaaggaggagaagaaatagatttgtttgcacatttactgtcaaagccattttcaagacggacttttcaagaaaaaaaagctggacatcattaaggatgggcggacaactccaaagcaagcaagcctgtcacaaccgggaacgaacattttcagcactaaattgaataaaaacgtttgccagaaatacgacgagagaggctcgactttcagcattagcttcgatggcgatagaaaaggaggaaagaaaggaggatggatattgtgtacaggtaaaaatgatttttggtgagtaaaatatggctatattcctaaataatatttcaattgtatgaggttattattgatgatttttttatgtctcgcagctgtagttgcaatagaggttttatagccataaaatagtttttgagggttggattgattcagacataggtgaaggcgtcgctagaaaagtcacggaccgccgctgcatTTGAGCATAATTAGTATAATTAGACAATGTACctcagccaataagttaaaaaCTATTAATGATAAGGACAAAAATATATTGGTTGAAACATATAGCACATATAGAATACGAAAAGAAAGgataacattattaaaagttgtTTTCAACACAGCTCAATGAAGATTTTAAATCCCATTTATTTGATTAAATCCACATTTTTCTCAGTTTTAATAAATACAGGAAAAGTGTTTTTCATTGAGATATTTATctcaacaaaaaaactacattttccCTCTACAGTTTTCTTACCAGGTATGGGCTTTGGGGAGGTTGTTGGCATTGGCATCAATTTGGTGGATGGTGAATAGTCGTGGGCCAGCAGCACCTATATTAAAGGACATTAAAAGATTACTTCACTAAAAGTGACACCAGTTACTTTTGAAGATCTAATCACTGAGAATCATTACAGGTACAAATCATGTTTTGAGTCATCAATATGTAGTGCTGTTGGGTTTCTACAGTATTGATGTCAAACTAGTAAAGCTAATGCGATGATGTTCTCAGAGACAAAGACAAGAGCCCTCAATTAGTTAGAAGCGTCACTAAAGCTAAATGAGCAGAAGCTGCCGTTAAATTTGCCCCATTGATGTCAAGGATATGTCCATTTATCGCGGTCCGAACAAGGTCAAAATTGGTTTTATTACTTCACCTTGGAGGGCCTTAAAGCCTTGCAGTGGAACCCTAGAAGACCCCGTGACGAACTGTAGCAGACGGGCTCTTCGCTCCTCATCGAAAGACTCCACAGCTTTCCAGAACCACTTCACAATGTTACTTTCTGGGGTGCAATGTTTGAGCCTCGTATTAGACTTCCAATCGTTGATGTCAATTTTCCCTAAACCGCATACGATCAGCTGCGGAAAGACAAAAGcagaattcatttattttagtatTGCCATTGTACACTGCAATGAATCCATTTTTGACAATAGTACCTCCAGTTCTTTTTCATCAAAAGCCTTCAATAGGTGCTGGGGGATGACTTCATTAAAGCCCTTTTGCAGAGCGAGGAACTGAGCTTCGATGCCTCGCAGAAAGCGCCAGTTGACGTACAGGCGGACGTATTCCTTCTTGGTGTCCTGTGTGACGGGGATGCTCTTTCCGTTGGGTTTAAGTTCATGCTGGATGATCTCTCCGTAAGCATTGTGTTCCACACAGAAGGTGTGATCCAACACGCCTGTGATGTCATTGTCCCTGAGAAGTCGTAAGAGGTTCATTTAACGTTTTCAGTCAGTCGCAGGATTTGACACCGTGGGAAAACATAATAATCAAAGGGAGGAGGTAAAAATGGACTGCAATGggattaaaacaaatgaaattctATGAAGTAATAATcataagtaaaaataataaacaatgaCTGTTTTTTGGGTGGTCAAAAGCAGAGcgtatttctgtttttgttcattttaatttaaataattttattttaattaacatttttgtttaacttcataaattcattcattttctgatgcgctttatccttactagggtcgcggggggtgctggagcctatcccagctgatttcaagCCAAaggtgagggacaccctgaatcgggtagaccgacctggatttgaacccaggaccccagaactgtgaggctgacgtgctaaccactcaagccgccaggcCACACTTcataaattattaaatataataaaactgAGTCCAAATGTATTAACACTTAATACCTT is part of the Stigmatopora argus isolate UIUO_Sarg chromosome 14, RoL_Sarg_1.0, whole genome shotgun sequence genome and encodes:
- the ddx5 gene encoding putative ATP-dependent RNA helicase DDX5 isoform X2; the protein is MPGYSDRDRGRDRDRGYGGGPHRFGGGRGGGGGGGGGGGKFGNPGERLRKKHWNLDELPKFEKNFYQEHPDVSRRPLQAVEQYRSAKTITVKGRSCPNPIINFHEASFPSYVMDVINKLSWTEPTPIQAQGWPLALSGHDMVGIAQTGSGKTLSYLLPAIVHINHQPFLERGDGPICLVLAPTRELAQQVQQVAAEYGRASRLKSTCIYGGAPKGPQIRDLERGVEICIATPGRLIDFLEAGKTNLQRCTYLVLDEADRMLDMGFEPQIRKIVDQIRPDRQTLMWSATWPKEVRQLAEDFLKDYVQINVGALQLSANHNILQIVDVCNDGEKENKLIRLLEEIMSEKENKTIIFVETKRRCDDLTRRMRRDGWPAMGIHGDKSQQERDWVLNEFKYGKAPILIATDVASRGLDVEDVKFVINFDYPNNSEDYIHRIGRTARSQKTGTAYTFFTPNNARQASDLISVLREANQAINPKLLQMGEIRGGKSNWSFKGRQRW
- the ddx5 gene encoding putative ATP-dependent RNA helicase DDX5 isoform X1, whose amino-acid sequence is MPGYSDRDRGRDRDRGYGGGPHRFGGGRGGGGGGGGGGGKFGNPGERLRKKHWNLDELPKFEKNFYQEHPDVSRRPLQAVEQYRSAKTITVKGRSCPNPIINFHEASFPSYVMDVINKLSWTEPTPIQAQGWPLALSGHDMVGIAQTGSGKTLSYLLPAIVHINHQPFLERGDGPICLVLAPTRELAQQVQQVAAEYGRASRLKSTCIYGGAPKGPQIRDLERGVEICIATPGRLIDFLEAGKTNLQRCTYLVLDEADRMLDMGFEPQIRKIVDQIRPDRQTLMWSATWPKEVRQLAEDFLKDYVQINVGALQLSANHNILQIVDVCNDGEKENKLIRLLEEIMSEKENKTIIFVETKRRCDDLTRRMRRDGWPAMGIHGDKSQQERDWVLNEFKYGKAPILIATDVASRGLDVEDVKFVINFDYPNNSEDYIHRIGRTARSQKTGTAYTFFTPNNARQASDLISVLREANQAINPKLLQMGEIRGGRSRGGRGGDFNHRDRYSSGRRDFGGFRERDSGRGYDNGPNDSFSANAQNEGYGGDGGASNGFSGSYNGNGQSFNHQAPPFPPQNNFQGPQNGMSHPPYSFPQAQPPQQHPPPPGITPYPMQPQFSQ